DNA from Streptomyces rishiriensis:
TGGTCGGAGATGGCCTCGGCCGGCCAGAACACGATGTCGGCTTCCACCGTCGCGCCCACGCTCTTCTACTTCGCGCCGAAGAACATCTGGGTGCTCGCCTACCAGTGGGGCTCGACCGCCTTCTCCTACCGGACGTCCAGCGACCCCACCAACCCGAACGGCTGGTCGTCCCCGCAGGTGCTCTTCTCCGGAAGCATCCCCGGCTCAGGAACAGGACCCATCGACCAGACGCTCATCGGTGACGGGACGAACATGTACCTGTTCTTCGCCGGTGACAACGGCAAGATCTACCGGGCCGGTATGCCGATCGGGAACTTCCCGGGCAGCTTCGGGGCGACCTCGACAGTGATCATGAGCGACACGACGAACAACCTGTTCGAAGCCCCGCAGGTCTACAAGCTGCAGGGCCAGAACCGCTACCTCATGATCGTCGAGGCGATCGGTTCGCAAGGCCGCTACTTCCGCTCGTTCACGGCCACCAGTCTGAACGGCTCGTGGACACCTCAGGCCGCGACCGAGAGCAATCCCTTCGCCGGCAAGGCCAACAGCGGTGCGACCTGGACCAACGACATCAGCCATGGCGAACTGATCCGCACCGGCCCCGATCAGACCATGACCGTCGATCCCTGCCATCTGCAGTTGCTCTACCAGGGGCGCAGCCCCGACTCCGGTGGCGACTACGGCCTCCTGCCCTACCGTCCGGGTCTGCTGACACTGCAGCGCTGACGGCGTGACACGACTCCGGCTCCGGTGGGGGGCCGGCGTGGTGGGCTCGGCGGAAGGCCGAGCCCACCCGTGTCACGCCAGGCGTCACACAGACTCCTGGGAGCAGTGCGAGTCGCTGACCGCGGCAACGATCGCCTCCGTGCCTCATGACCGAGGGCTCGGTTGCGGACCGGCACGGGGATCATCACGGCCAGCCGGGGACGCCGATGATCCGCACACCGATGAGCCGCACAGGCACCAGGGGACGACGGTTGGAGCGGCCGGCGAAGGGTAGACGCTGCTGCGGCGCGGACACGACGAGGAGGCACCGTATGTCGCACGACGAGCCGCAGTCACCCACGGATCTGCTGCCGGTGCTGCGTACGTCCGTCAAGCGGTTGCTCGCCTCCGCGGCCGCCCTGACAGATGACGACGTGCGGGCGCCGTCACTGCTACCCGGCTGGAGCCGTGCGCACGTACTCACTCACATCGCCCGCAGCGCTGACTCACGCACACGACTGCTCACCGCGGCCCGCACCGGCAGGGACCTTCCGCAATACAGCGACGAGGACCGGCGGGAGCGCGAGATCGAGGAAGGTGCCGGGCGCCGGGCCGCCGTGCTGGCCGAAGACCTGGAGACCGCGCTGCATCGGTTCCTGATGGCCGCCGATGGTCACCCGGAAGACGCCTGGGACGTACCGGTTCGCTGGCTGGGCGCAGGTCTGCGCCCAGTGCGCGGCACCGTCAGCAGCATGCTGCGCGAGGTGGAGGTGCACCACACCGACCTGGCCACCGGGCACAGGCCCACGGACTGGCCGCCGCACTTCGTGGAGCGGGAACTCGTCACCACCGCGGACGCGCTCCGTGACCGTGCCGATGCCCCTGCCATGGTGCTGCTCGCCGACGGAGACCCGGTGCTGCGCCAGGTTGGTGGCGGAGGCGGGCCACAGGTTACGGGGCCGGCGGCAGAACTCCTGGGCTGGCTGACCGGCCGCACGGACGGGACCGTGCTGACGGTCGATCCGCCCGGCCCACTGCCGTCCGTCCCCGCCTGGCGGAACTGACCGGCAGTGCGACCGCGCTGGCCCGCCTGGGCCGCCGGGAGGGGTCACTTCGCCCCGGGAGGCCGGCCGAGGACGTCGGCGGTGACGTCGGCCAGTGTCCGCCCGGTCAGAAAGGCTCGCGCGCGCAGCAGGGCCAGGGCGTCCTCGCGGCTCACCTCCTGCCGCGAAGCCTCCACACCGATGGCTCGGCGGGTGTCGGACCAGTGGGCCCGGACCATGTCCGTCGGCTCCCACGCGGGATTCTCGCCCCCCGTGAGCAGCAGGGCCCGCACCTTCATCAGGGCGGTCGCGACGACCTCGGCCACGTGCGTCCCCTGCGCCAGCGTGTCCTCGTTCAGGGTGTCGCCGCTGAGGCCGAGGACGTCCATCGAGCCCAGTACGTAGTCGCCGAAGTACACGGGGAAGGCGTACACGGCCTCGACCTCGGGCAGTTGCTCGCGCATGCTCGCCCCGAACAGCGGCCACGGCGTGGGTTCGTGCCGCAGGTCCTGCACGGTCACGGGCTCCCCGTCGGCCGCCGCTGTGATGCAGGGGCCCTCCAGGACGGTGAACTGGATCTCCTCGAGCAACAGTGCGGTGCTGTCGGAAGCGCCGAGCAGCTGGCGTGCCGGGGTGTCGGTGAGCAGGGAGAGCGTCGCACCGTCCGCGCCCAGTGCCCGGCACACCGCCGTGCACAGGCGGCGGGGCAGGTCCTGCGGCGCCACTCCGGTCAGGGCGTCCCGTACCTGTCGTGCGGCCCTCATCGCGTCGGCCGTCATCGGCGGCCCCGCCGCGACGACGGGTCCGCAGTGGGCGGACGGACACCTGTTCTCGACGAGCCGGCGGTCACGCCATTCCTCGGATCATGACTCATGCAATGAGCGGTACCCGCTGTCCGCGTCCTGCAACGCGGGCAGACCGTGATCGGCGGACAGGACCGGCTGCGCCTGGCCGCCGACGTGGCACTCGCGCGCATGCGGCGTGTGGAGGCGTTGGTGGGTTCGCTCCGGTGGGTACCCGGGGTCCCTGGCCGAACTCAGCACGGCAAGGGGCCCACCCCGCACCCGGGAGTCCGGGGCCGGGCCGTTCCGGCGCACGGAGTCGCCGGGCGGCTCCGAACGGTGGACCCGGGGCGCCCAGGCGGAGTCGTGCGGCCCGGGCAGGGACTCGTGCGTACTCGACGACAGGCGGACGGGCCGGGGTGAGGCCGCCCGCCGGACAGGAAGGACAGCATGGCCCGCTCCGACGACGTTCTGCGCATCCACTTCATCGGCAACGCGACCGTACTGATGCGATACCGCGAGCTGACCCTCCTCACCGACCCCAACTTCCTCCACCGTGGTCAGCGCGCCTACCTCGGCTACGGGCTGGTGAGCCGTCGCCTGACCGAACCGGCCCTGGACGTAGAGCAGTTGCCGGACCTCGACGCCGTGCTCCTGTCCCACCTGCACGGAGACCACTGGGACCGCCGGGCCCGACGGCATCTTCCGCGCTCCCTGCCGGTGATCACCACCCCGCACGCCTCCCGGCGGCTCCAGGGCCTGCACGGCTTCCATCGGGCCCTGGGACTGCGCACCTGGGAGCAGTACACCGTCCAGGGCACGGACTCACAGGTGCGCGTGACGTCACTGCCCGGCCGCCACGCCGGCCCTCGCGTCCTGCGAGGTCTGCTGCCACCTGTCATGGGCAGCCTTCTGGAGTTCGGCCCGGTGTCGGGGCCCACCCGTCTTCGGCTGTACGTGTCGGGCGACACGCTGCTCTTCGACGGCCTCGACGAGATCGCCCGGCGCTTCCCGAATCTGGACCTCGCCGTTCTGCACCTGGGGGGCACCGTGCTTCCGGGCGGGTTCGTGGTGACCATGGACGGAGTCCAGGGCGCGGAACTGGCACGCCGTCTGGCCCCCGGACTGATCCTGCCGGTGCACTACGGCGACTACACCGTCATGCGGTCGCCGCTCAGCGCGTTCCTGGCGGAAGCGGAGAGGCTGGGCCTCGCGGAGCGGATCGTCCACTGTCGTCACGGACAGGAGGCGACCCTCTCCCCCGACGGAGAACCGCCCGTCGTGACCGGCCAGTGGTCATCGACCGAGGTGACCGGTACGAGGTGACCAACCGCTGTTCAACGACCGAGCGCTGCTCAACGACCGAGCCGGCCGCCGAGTCGGCCGCCGTGTCGGGGCCCGTCCGTCGTGGACGATCTCCCCTGGCCGGTCCCTGGGGCGGGGCACGTGCGGGGGCCGGATGGGCCGCAGCTAAGGTCGGTGGTTCATCCTTCGCCGGTCCCGGCGAGCGTCCGAACCGCGCCCTCCAGCGGCGGACGCGCATCGTGGGCAGACGCGGCGCACCGCGTCAGCCGCGCCCCCGGACTCAGGGAGGATATCCGGCCAGGCGACGCCCGCGAAGCGGGCCAGCTGCGACCGATGCAGGGACAGTCCGCACACCGACTGGTTCGTGCCCTGTTCCCAGGCGTGCACTTCACCGCCGGGCAGCCAGCGCCCGTCCTCCTCGTCCCACCAGCGGCTCGATGCCGCCACCGCGTAACGCCGTGTCTTCTTCGCCACCGGCCCCGAGTACCCGTAGCGGGGCCGTGAAATCACCGAGCAGCCGCACCGCTCGGAGGCGCGGGGCAATGGTTGCGGCTCCTCCATCAGCGTTGGACACTTATTCGACACGCAGTGGTGTGACTCGACATGCGAATCGTTCGCGCCGAGGGGTGTTCACCATGGCAGAGCCGCAGGTGCCTCCGCTCACCGTTGTGCGACCTGGGGAGGGAACCGAGGTCGACATCGGAGCCATCGGGGTGGTCTTCAAAATCTGGGGCGCTGACACGGACGGCTCACTCTCGGTAGTGGAACACCCGTTTCCTGTCGGCGCGCTCGTGCCGCCACACCTGCATACGCGGGAAGACGAGTATTCGATCGTCACGGAGGGCGAGATCGGCTTCCGCTCCGGTGACCGCGAGACCGTTCTCGGCCCTGGCGGGTACATCACAAAGCCACGTGGCGAGCTGCACACGATGTGGAACGCCGGGCCCGTTCCGGCCCGCATGATCGAAATCATCACTCCGGCCGGCTTCGAACACTTCTTCCGCGAACTGGCCGAACTGGTCTCCGCCGGACCGCCGGAGCCCGAAGCGGTCGCCGGGCTTGCCGAGAACTACGGCGTGGAACTTGGCCGACCGGCATGGCTACCCGGCATCGTCGAGAGGTTCGGGCTCACTCCCCCGCCCGGAACGGGGTAACAAACCAACGGCCCTGACCTTGTTCTCAGACGGGCAGGCTCTTGTCGCGCTTCTCGCGTGCGAGGTGACGGCGGCCTGGCCTGAGCCGGGGAGGCCAGATCCGCCAGCGCTGCGAGTGCTGCCAGCACTGCCAGACCATCTCGTACGTCGCGGCCGTTAATGCCGCGGTGGCGACTCAGAGGTGGCCGTCCAGGAAGTCCCGTACCTCGGCGATGGTCATGAGCCCCGTGCCGTGCGCCACCGCCTTCCCCTCCTTCAGCAGAACGTAGGACGGGGCTCCAGTGATCCCGTATCGCTCGGTTGCGGCCGGACAGCGCGTGATGTCGGTGCGGACGGCCGTCAGGCGGCCCCTGTAGTCGTCGGCGATGCCACCCACGACGAGGTCCATCGCCCGGCAGGGTTCGATCGCCTTGGGCCATGTCCCGGTGAAGTATGCGAGGACCGGAACTCCACTCATCCCGAGGATGAAATCGAACTCCGCGTCCTCACGGGGCTGGTGGACGCGCTTTGTCATGGAAGCTCCTGACCTTACGTTCTTCATTCCGAGCCCATCATCCCCCGCGTGTCACATCTGGCCTGCCCCGGGCCTGCGGCGTGAGGAACAACCTACGCGGCGCAGCGCAACTCAAAGTCGAGCAGGCACCCGAGGCCGGCCGAAGCGTCGAGCCAGCCGCCTTGCACTGGTAGCGGTACCGCAGCCGCTTGTCCAGGTCCTCCGTGCTGGTCCAGTTCGCCATAACCGAGGGCCGATGCCGACATACAGCAAGCGTCCCGCCTTTCAGGGAGCGATTCTCAATACCTCCGGAGCAGCCTCGGCTTGACGTGCAAAGGGCGTACCTTTCCAAATGATCCTTTGATGGTCATCGAGTTGGCCGACGTTGGCGCGTCGGTCGGACTGCACCAAGGAGCTGATCGCGATGGCTGACGGTTGCCACGAGTCCGCCGAGTCCTGTGCCGACCTGTTGTGTGATTGCCACAAGACGGCCAACGTGCTCAACGCCATCCCGACGTCGGCCCAGTTCAGTACGCGAAAGGCGCTGCAGGACATCCACACCGCCGAGGGCCGCGAACATGCGGTCACAGCCGCCGCATGCGAGGAGGCGTACGGCGCGAAGTGGCTCAAGGCCACTCAGAAGATCACCGACGCCGTCGACGAACTGCTGGCCTTCAACGACCTCCCGGCCGAGCACTGGGTTCGCCTGCGCACGACGACCCCCATCGAACCGACCTTCACGACAATACGGCTGAGGACCAAGGGCGCCAAGGGCGCCGGCGGCGCGGTCGCCGCGCCTGCCATGGTCTTCAAGCTCGTCGAGTCCGCCCAGGTCCGCTGGGGGGCGGTCAACGCGCCTCACCTCGCCCTCGTCCGCGCCGGAGCCCGTTTCGAACGCGTACAGCTCGTCGAGCGTGCCGACGGGGTGGCGGCATGAGCCGGCCGACGCACGGCACGCTGCATCACGTCGAGTTGTGGGTGCCGGACCTCCACCGCGCGCTCACCTCGCTCGGCTGGCTGCTGGAGGAGCTGGGTTATGCCGCCTTCCAGAGCTGGGACGGCGGCCGCAGCTATCGGCTTGGGCCGACCTACCTGGTCATCGAGCACTCCCCGGCTCTCACCGCCGAACGGCACGACCGCTGCCGTCCAGGACTGAACCACCTGGCGTTTCACGTTGAAGGTGCCGCTGATGTCGAGCAGTTGACCGTCGACGCCGCTCAGCACGGCTGGCACCTGATGTTCCCCGAGCGGCATCCATACGCCGGCGGCGGACAGCACTACGCCGCCTACCTGGAGAACGACGACGGCTTCGAAGTCGAACTCGTCGCGATCAAATCACCCGAACGAAACTGAGATCAATCGATCCACGGGTCGTGAAGTTACTCGCCTTCAGTCCACATGGGTGACCCTCTCCAAGTACCGTCGCCGCGCTGTCGACAGTCTCGAAGGACCTTGCAGTGCCGCATGCGGGCGAAGACGAGCGCATGCTCGACCCGCGCACGGACCCGGCGTTGCCGGCCAAGAGGGCCCGGCCGGGTCGTTTGCGGTACGGGACTGCCAGGCCGGTGTTGATGTAGGCGCCGTCGCCGGGCACCGTGACACCCGGCACCGGTCGAACAGGCCGGAGATGCGCAAGACGTAGGCGTCGGCCTTGTTGCCCGGGGCCGAACGGGCGGCGGCCACGACCAGGTGTGTGCCGGCATCGATGATGACCTGCACGTTCGCCGAGAAGCGGTAGTTGCGGTGATCTTGCTACTGCTGGCGTGATAGCGGCGTCCGAGCCGTCCTGGATTGCTGGGTGTCACGACAGCTTGGCTTGATAGCCTGTAGCGATGAACGAGGCATTGGACGAAGGTCCGTTCTTTCACGGCACCAAAGCCGAGCTGCGGGTCGGAGATCACCTCACCGCCGGTTTCCGTTCCAACTACCTGCCCGAAATCGTGATGAACCACGTCTACTTCACCGCGTTGCGCGACGGCGCAGGACTCGCCGCCGAACTCGCCGCCGGCGACGGGGCCCCGCGCGTGTATGTCGTCGAACCGACCGGGGAGTTCGAGAACGATCCGAACGTCACCGACAAGAAGTTCCCGGGCAATCCCACCCGCTCGTTTCGCAGCAGGGAACCTCTCCGGATCGTTGGCGAGGTCACCGACTGGACGCGACAAACACCCGAAGCTCTCCAGATGTGGCGAGACCGGCTGGCCGCAATCCGTCTGGATGACCGCGCCGAAATCATCAACTAAGGGTTGCGCGCAAAGACCGGGCGAGTCGACAGCTCCTTGGCTGGAGGCGGGGATGGCAGATGCCATCGGTCCGGTGGGTTCTGGCAGGAGGACAGCGCGTGAGCCTGTCGTATCGAGCACGTGTGGTGGCGCTCCTGGAGGATTCGCCGCTCACTGCTGAGGCTGTCATCACGGACGTTTCGCCACCTGCTCTCGCACGGTGAGGAGGCTTTGGCCTTCGACAGGATGTGTGTGTTCGTGGATCTACGAGGACGCCCTGCCCATCACCCGGCAGTACCACGCTCGACTGCTGGCAGGGGCAGACGAGATGGACACGCCGAGGTCCGTCCAGCGCCTCGACGAGTGGCTGATCGACTGACACCCACCCCTCTGCGACCTTGCCCGAGATGATCTCTCCCTGGTAGGTGTGACCTTGGCGGACCTGATGGTCGACGTGCTGTTCGAGTACGAGATCACCGACCTGAGCCTGGGATTCCACAGCGAGTACCACGCCACCACGGAGCTGGTGGAGCGGCTGCTCACCGATGTGCGCGACCGTGTCACCGGCTCCCGTCTCGACGACCGGGCTTCATTCACCACCTTCAGCAGCTGATCAGCGCTCACCCGCCTCGTACGGATCCGCTCGCGTAACGGCCGCCGCTCCGCGGTCAGTCCTCCACCCCGCGCGGCCCGCATGACTGCGGCTCATCGCAGGGATCACCACACGTCACCACCGCCGGCAACATTCCGAAGGCCTCAGCAATTGGCCCTACTCAGAGCCGAGTTGAGTACGTGTGCTCATACCCGACGTCCACTGCGCGACCAGTATGGGTGCAACGGCGCAGCCGAGCGCCGGTCTGATCCAACTGAGCCTATGAAGGACTACTTTTCATGTCGCGACGTATCGCATTGTCCGTGGCCGCCGGTGTCGTCGTTGTCGCCGGTGCCGGAGTGTTCGCCGTCGCCTACGCCGGGGACCAGCCCCCGGCGCTGGCACACAACACCGCTCGCTACGCCGCCCCCGACGGCGACCGCAGTGGTTCGTTGACCTTTACCACTGACGTCACGGCGTCCTCAGGGGTCAAGAACGTGAAGGTGCTGGCGTGGCCGGAGCAGTCGTCCTTCGCGAAGGAAGGGCTGACCGCCAAGGACATGGCCGCCGCGGAGTCGGCCGTCTGCAAGTCCACCGGTGGGGAAACCGTGCGCTGCACCTACACCGTCAAGGTCACCGGTTCCGATGCCGAGTCCTCCCCGCACGGTGTCTGGCACGTCGCGGTCCTGGCTACCGCTGAGGACGGCGAGACGACTCTGGACACCAAGGCAGCGGATTTCACCGTTGCGTGATCCGCACGTGCATGTGACCGTAGCGCGTGGGCCGACGAGGCCACGGGTGCTCTTGTCTCCGGGGCTGAAGGAAAGCAGGTCGTGATGTCAGCGAACGAGCCGTGGCGGATGTCGGTCGACGGTCAGGAGTTCGACGTCAGCCAGCCGGACGGCAAGCCGGGCACCTACGACTTCACCTGGCTGACCGGGCCTGATCCCCAGTACGGGTTCGGATACAGCACCCATCCTGCGGTGCCGTCCAGCATGGCCGATCTTGAGGCGGCCATCAGGGAATTCCTCTCGCAGGTGGACCCCGGGACCGGACACATCGAGTGAATGACGGTGACGGCCACCGTGACGTGCTCTCACTACCCTCCTGCCACGCGGCCGGCTTCGTCCGTCCCGCACCGAGGGATTCCTTGGTCGCTCTTCGGCCCGATGTCCTTGATCCTGGCCGGAGTTCCGTCCGGGGCGAACGACTGGTGGAAGGTGAAGGCGTGCGGCGCGGGACGGTGGTCGTGGAGGTGTTCCAGCCTGACGACCCCGTCCTGCCAGGTGGGTATCACGCCGTCGGAGACCCACCAGCACACGTAGTTCGGGTGCTCTGTCCTCTCGAACCAGTCGTAACGCCTGTTCAGCGCCTCACGGTGCAGACCGGTGTAGATGGCGTCGAAGGCGGGGCGCAGGTCGGTCCAGAGTGAGAGGGTCGCGGCCAGGGCGGTGGTTTCCACCGTATGGCCCTTGCCGTACCAGGTCGGTACGGCGAACTCTCCCCACGCACCCCAGTCCGCCCCGAAGAGCATGCCCCGGTCACCGTCTGCCGCTTCAGCACGCGCGAGGTATCCGGGGTGCTGACTGATCTTCCGGTAGACGGCCTCACCACTGTCGTAGAACTCGCGCGTGAGAGGCCCGGGATCGGCGAGAGGTGACTTCAGGACGCCGAATGTGTACAGCGCAAGATGGGGCATGCGTCTCTCCCTGGTTGGGGGTGCTGGTGTGGTCCCGGTTCGGTGGCTTACGCAGGGGGACGAGGATTCGTGGGCGTGGCCACTCATCCCGTCGCGGGCGGGACAGCCTGAACGAACTCCCGTGCAGCGGTGGGCGATCGCCGAAGACAAGGTGAAGGTAGCTGCCTTCGCGGGCCTTGTCGAAGTTGCGTTTTCCCTCTCCAAGTGGCCTCTTGCACCGCCCATTACGGGGCTGGGGGCGGTGACGGGCAGGGCAGGGCAGGGCAGGGCAGGCTGCGATCCACTCGGCCGATCGATTCGCTCAAGCGAGGTGTCCATTGCTCCGTCCACGGGAGCAGCTGGTAGGAGATTTCGGCGCTGGGATGGTGCTGAAAAGCCGTGCTCCGATCGGCGGGCATTACGGGGCGAGTGCTGATGCCGTCACGGGGATACGAGACGGCATCAGCACGGCACGGAATATCGTGGCATGCACCCTTCGCCCACGAAAGACCGCACAAATGGTCGGCCGGGGCGCCGGCAGCGGGCTGACCTGACCGGCGACGGACGGGTGCGCTATGCGCTCCCGCTGGGGCAGGCACCGCGGATGGTGCCTGCCTCCTGCTCGACCTGCCTAGAGTTTGATAGCCGGTGTGCGGTAGGCCTTGCCATTGCTCATCTGCCAGCCAGTGGCGTGGTCACGGAAGCCCTTCGGGCACTGGTACGACTTCGAGAAGGTGTCGTAGCCGGGAATCGTGCCGTCCTTGAGGGCCTTGGCTTCCTGGCCGCCGGAGCCGGCGCACGTGACACCGAACTGACCCTGGGCGGTTTTGGCGGTCGTGTTCGAGAACTTGACCGTGACCTTGGCGCCACTGTGGCTGATGCACCGCTTGGTCAGCTTCCGTGGTTGCGGCGGAAGTAGCCGATCTGTCCCTCCACTCCGCCCTTCTCGTGGGCGCCCTCGATGCCCGGCCGGCAGTACAAGCTCTCGCGCAAATGCGACCTGAAGGCGATCCATCGGTCGGCTTCCGCCCTCGCCCGGCTCAGCCCCAGCACCCGGGCGACGGCGGCCTTGAGGCTGTCGTATCGAACCTTGTTCCGTGGGACTCCGCCCAGCGTTTGTAGCGCGTGAACGTGGCCTTCGAAGAAGGCTTCCTGGCCGCAGGACGCGAAGACGCTTCTCTGCACTGACTGAACCCTGCGCGCTCAGGGATTCGCGCTTGAGCACCACGCAATTTTCCAGGGGAACGTCCGTCAGCGTGGTGCACAGGTTGGTCAGATCGCTGCCCCGCGTTGGTTGCGTGCCTGCGGGGGACAAGGCGGCGGACCCACAGCCGGCTCAGCTCGCGGGCGCGCTCCTTGTGTAGGGCCGCTACCCCTGCGGCGCGATGTTCAAGGACCGGATGAGCTGGGCCAGTTCTTCACGGAAGAGCTTTTCCGGGCTAAGGGCCTGGGTCTGCAGGTGGCCGTAGATCTCGAGTGACACCAGGCCGTGCAGGTGGCTCCAAATGCGCAGGGCGAGGGCCACGGCGGCCGGGGGCAGGTCGGGGAAGGCCGGGCGGACCTTCTCGAGGAGACCAGCGTCGAAGTCGGACCACTCGAAGTCGCTGTCCCCATAGCGACGTTCGGCGTGCGGCCAGGCGGCGGCCGCCAGCGCGGTGATGCCGGTGCAGACACGGTGGGCGGCGGCCGGGGCGGCGCCGCCCTCGGGGGGCCGGTAGCCGGGCACGGGGTCACCGTAGATGAGGCGGAATCCCTCGGGGTTGGCCAGCGCCCAGTCCCTGAAGGCGCAGGCCCACGCCTGGATCCGGGCGGCCGGAACCTGGGCGGGGGCGGCGCCCCAGGCGGCGTCCACCGTGTCGGCCAGCGAGGTGTAGACGTTGTTGATCAGCGTGGTGACCAAGTCGTCCCGGGTGGCGAAGTAGCCGTAGATGGCGTTAGCCGTCATGCCCATCTCGCGA
Protein-coding regions in this window:
- a CDS encoding maleylpyruvate isomerase family mycothiol-dependent enzyme; the protein is MSHDEPQSPTDLLPVLRTSVKRLLASAAALTDDDVRAPSLLPGWSRAHVLTHIARSADSRTRLLTAARTGRDLPQYSDEDRREREIEEGAGRRAAVLAEDLETALHRFLMAADGHPEDAWDVPVRWLGAGLRPVRGTVSSMLREVEVHHTDLATGHRPTDWPPHFVERELVTTADALRDRADAPAMVLLADGDPVLRQVGGGGGPQVTGPAAELLGWLTGRTDGTVLTVDPPGPLPSVPAWRN
- a CDS encoding GAF and ANTAR domain-containing protein, which translates into the protein MRAARQVRDALTGVAPQDLPRRLCTAVCRALGADGATLSLLTDTPARQLLGASDSTALLLEEIQFTVLEGPCITAAADGEPVTVQDLRHEPTPWPLFGASMREQLPEVEAVYAFPVYFGDYVLGSMDVLGLSGDTLNEDTLAQGTHVAEVVATALMKVRALLLTGGENPAWEPTDMVRAHWSDTRRAIGVEASRQEVSREDALALLRARAFLTGRTLADVTADVLGRPPGAK
- a CDS encoding MBL fold metallo-hydrolase, with amino-acid sequence MARSDDVLRIHFIGNATVLMRYRELTLLTDPNFLHRGQRAYLGYGLVSRRLTEPALDVEQLPDLDAVLLSHLHGDHWDRRARRHLPRSLPVITTPHASRRLQGLHGFHRALGLRTWEQYTVQGTDSQVRVTSLPGRHAGPRVLRGLLPPVMGSLLEFGPVSGPTRLRLYVSGDTLLFDGLDEIARRFPNLDLAVLHLGGTVLPGGFVVTMDGVQGAELARRLAPGLILPVHYGDYTVMRSPLSAFLAEAERLGLAERIVHCRHGQEATLSPDGEPPVVTGQWSSTEVTGTR
- a CDS encoding cupin domain-containing protein, with product MAEPQVPPLTVVRPGEGTEVDIGAIGVVFKIWGADTDGSLSVVEHPFPVGALVPPHLHTREDEYSIVTEGEIGFRSGDRETVLGPGGYITKPRGELHTMWNAGPVPARMIEIITPAGFEHFFRELAELVSAGPPEPEAVAGLAENYGVELGRPAWLPGIVERFGLTPPPGTG
- a CDS encoding thioredoxin family protein; translation: MTKRVHQPREDAEFDFILGMSGVPVLAYFTGTWPKAIEPCRAMDLVVGGIADDYRGRLTAVRTDITRCPAATERYGITGAPSYVLLKEGKAVAHGTGLMTIAEVRDFLDGHL
- a CDS encoding VOC family protein, which produces MSRPTHGTLHHVELWVPDLHRALTSLGWLLEELGYAAFQSWDGGRSYRLGPTYLVIEHSPALTAERHDRCRPGLNHLAFHVEGAADVEQLTVDAAQHGWHLMFPERHPYAGGGQHYAAYLENDDGFEVELVAIKSPERN
- the arr gene encoding NAD(+)--rifampin ADP-ribosyltransferase: MNEALDEGPFFHGTKAELRVGDHLTAGFRSNYLPEIVMNHVYFTALRDGAGLAAELAAGDGAPRVYVVEPTGEFENDPNVTDKKFPGNPTRSFRSREPLRIVGEVTDWTRQTPEALQMWRDRLAAIRLDDRAEIIN
- a CDS encoding DUF5707 domain-containing protein, with product MSRRIALSVAAGVVVVAGAGVFAVAYAGDQPPALAHNTARYAAPDGDRSGSLTFTTDVTASSGVKNVKVLAWPEQSSFAKEGLTAKDMAAAESAVCKSTGGETVRCTYTVKVTGSDAESSPHGVWHVAVLATAEDGETTLDTKAADFTVA
- a CDS encoding DUF3291 domain-containing protein — encoded protein: MPHLALYTFGVLKSPLADPGPLTREFYDSGEAVYRKISQHPGYLARAEAADGDRGMLFGADWGAWGEFAVPTWYGKGHTVETTALAATLSLWTDLRPAFDAIYTGLHREALNRRYDWFERTEHPNYVCWWVSDGVIPTWQDGVVRLEHLHDHRPAPHAFTFHQSFAPDGTPARIKDIGPKSDQGIPRCGTDEAGRVAGG
- a CDS encoding TetR/AcrR family transcriptional regulator, which produces MGSIKGRRERLRAETTAEIKKVALELMASGGPDAITLRAIAREMGMTANAIYGYFATRDDLVTTLINNVYTSLADTVDAAWGAAPAQVPAARIQAWACAFRDWALANPEGFRLIYGDPVPGYRPPEGGAAPAAAHRVCTGITALAAAAWPHAERRYGDSDFEWSDFDAGLLEKVRPAFPDLPPAAVALALRIWSHLHGLVSLEIYGHLQTQALSPEKLFREELAQLIRSLNIAPQG